The genomic segment TAAACCCTGATCAGTTGCTCTAAATAAAATATTACTAAGCACGGGTAGATTCAATCTACTAGAAGTAACCCTAGAAACTGACATCAGTGCCTTACTTAGTAATTTTTGGGATACGGATATTTTCATAGTATTTCCTTTCTAATTAATAATAAAGATAGTAGTAATAGTAGGCTTTGTGAAAAACCTGGATAAACAAAAACCCAACCAGGATTATCCAAACAAGAACCGAATGAATAAAACTGTTTAACTGTTGGGGTTACAATGTGGAATAGTTTAGAACTAACCAACTGGCTGTTGATAAGTAGGGAGTTATCCATAAGGCGGTTCATTAGTTGTTGATAAGTTCCTTTAAAGTATCTCTATCACTTTTAATCTCAGCTTGATCTTGATCTAATTGTTTTTTGATTTTCTTAACGCCATAAAGTATAGTAGTGTGATCACGATTACCAATGATTGTAGCGATTTGAGGATAACTCATATTAAAGTCATAATAGAATAGATACATTGCCATCTGCCTTGGATAGGCAATCTCGCGACTTCTTTTTTGACCCAATATATCATTAACGGATACTTCAAAGTATTCAGCAACACGTTCTAAGACCTGTCTAGGTTTTAGGCGTCTTTTTTGGTTTGATACACCAAGTATTATTGATACTTCCTGAGAAGTCAAAGACCTTTCCTTGATTGATTGATGAGCTCCAATTTTTTTTACAGCACCCTCTAGGTCGCGAATGTTAGATTTGACCGTTTCTGCAACTAAAGAAATAATCTCTTGACTAATACTAACCTCGGTAGATTTTGCCGTATTACTAACAATTGCTTCGCGGGTTTCGTAGTTTGGTAATTGAATATCCGCCACCATTCCGCCCTCAAATCTTGAACGTAACCTCTCTTCTAGTGTCGGAATCTCTCCAGGAGGCCTATCTGAGGTCAGGACAATCTGTTTGTTGGCATGATAGAGGGCATTGAAGGTGTGAAAGAACTCTTCCTGGGTGGCATCTTTTCCGGCAATAAATTGCATATCATCTACTAGTAATAAATCAGCCTTGCGGTATTTGTCGGTAAATTTTTGTCCTTTCTTGATTGCTGAAATGAATTCATTAGTAAAGTCTTCAGAAGTAATATAATGACTGTTGATATCAGGAAAAGCTTGCTTGAGACTTGATTTGATTGCCCAGAGTAAGTGAGTCTTACCAACGCCGGGTGGACCATAGATAAATAGAGGATTATAGCGCTCACCTGGGTTCTGTGAGACATGAAGAGCGGCAGCATAGGCGAGATTATTGCTTGACCCAACCACAAAATTGTCAAAAGTATACTTATCAAGTAACCCATTAGTCTTGATTTGTAGATGGGTTTGTGGTTGATTTTGGTTTAAGAGAATATCGCTAGTAGGGTTTTGTTTTTGGTTGCTGGTTTGGTAGCTAAGCTTGATATTGGTTTGTCCAAGTTTTTTACTAAGAACAGCAACTATTTTATTGTTTAACTTATCTTTTGCAAATTTCTGGGCAAAACTACTATTAAGAATCAGGATATAACTAGATGAAGATGGGTCAGAAGAGTCTAGGTCAGAATTTCTGAGCCAGATGTATTGACTACTACTGAGATCAGCCTGTAACTCACCCAAGCATAGTCGCCAAACGGTAGAAAGATTGTGATTGTTTTGCCCCTCCATTTAAGACTCATTATAGGGTACTTGGTAGTTTTCCACAAGGATGAAAAGCAAAATATTTTGATATTTATCCACAGGTAAAAATAATTTCATATCTGTAGATAAGGTTAAAAAGTTTTATGTGGAGAGAATTGTGGATAAAAAATAGACTTGTATTTGCTAGGATTTTTAGTTATAATACCCAAGTTATGAGTCTAACCTATAGAGCAAAGAAACGTAAACGCCTGCGTAAGCATGGATTCTTTAAGAGGATGTCAACCCGTGCGGGTAAAGCAATTCTTGCTAGAAGAAGAAATAAACAAAGAAAGAGAATAACAGTTTAATCTACTTGTAGATGCTTGCCAGAAATCAAAGGCTGAGGGACTCTGGATCCATTCAGAGAACCCTGAGAAAGAGTAAGAAAGTAGATATAGTCTGGGCAAATATTTATATTAGCAAGACTAAGATTCGAAATACGAGGGGGGCAGTAATAGTCAGTAAAAAGGTTAGTAAAAAAGCAATAATTCGCAATAGAATCAGAAGAAAAATCTATGAACAAATCCGGCAAACTATTAGAGAGCAACCACTCTCTTGTGATATAGTATTAGTTGTGAAACAAGAAATCTCCCAGCTTGACTCAAAGATTATTGGGCGAGATCTCATTGGCGGGTTAGGTAAGGGTCTTGATTTTAATGTAGACGGGGGGCAGGTTGATATCAATAAGTAGATTAATGATTGGATTGATTAAGGCTTATCAGGCTACTTTGTCTCCAGACCATGGCCTGATGAGATTTAAGTATCCTTTGGGTTTTTGTCAAAGTCCTGAAACCTGTAGCGAGTATGGTCTAAGGCAATACTCAGAGCTAGGATTTTTTCAAGCAACTGTTAATACGGGTAAGAGAATTATTGGGTGTAGTCAGTTTAAAGGAAGGAAATAAATCATGGAGAAGCTTTTTAATTTTTTAATTGTTCCGATGCTCAATCTGCTGATGCTAATATATGCAATCTTGCCCGGCAATGATTTTGGTGTAGCGGTCATAATAGTCACAATTCTTATTAGGTTGGTACTTTGGCCAGTTAATAGTAAGCAACTACACTCCCAAAAGAAGCTTAGAGAGTTACAGCCTGAGATTCGGAAGATTAAGCAAAAAAGCAAGGGAGACCGCCAAAAAGAGCAGGCTATGTTGGCTCAGCTTTATAAAGATCAAGAGGTTAATCCAGCAGGGTCTTGCTTGATGGCAATAGTCCAATTACCATTTATGGCTTCGTTGTACTTTGTCTTCCAAAGAAGCTCCAAGGAGTTTGGTGAGATATTCGGTAGTCTTTATGGATTACTACAAAACAATCAATTTATATTGGATCTAAAGAACAATCCTGCTTTGTACGACCCTAGCCTGCTTGGTTTTATTCATCTGACAAAACCAAGCATCGCTCTAGCTGTTTTGGCAGGATTAGGACAGTTCATCCAGACTAGGATGCTGCAGACAAATCAGGCGAGTACTAAATCTGAGAGTAAGAAGAAACAGCCTAGCCCCCAAGAAGATATGATGCGCGGGATGACCTATGCTTTTCCGCTCTTTACGATCTTTATTGGTAGTAGATTACCAGCAGCACTCTCACTTTACTGGCTAGTATCTACTATTGTTAGTATTATTCAGCAATACTTAGTTTTAAATAAAGAAGTAAGGAAGATGGAAGGGGAGGGTAATGAATAATCAAGAGGTTTTAGGTTGGCTTAGGGGGGTTGTAAAAATCTTCGATTCTGGTGCAAGTGTAGATTATATTGAGCATACTAGACCAGAGTTCAAAATTATTACAGAAGATTCTAGGTTGATTGGTAGCCATGGTGAGAACCTTAAAGCACTTGAATATCTAGTGGGTCAGGTGTCAGAATATCAGCAAGGCTCCAGACCAAGCTTGGATATTAATGATTACAAGAAAGAGCGTCAGGAGAAGTTGATGATGATGGCAGAGGGTGCTGCGGATCAGGTGGTAGCTACTGGAAGAGACAAGGTGTTGTCTGAAATGAATAGTTTTGAAAGAAGAATTATTCATATGGTGTTAGCGGACAGAGCTGATGTAGAGACCGAAAGCGTGGGCGACGGAAGGTTGAAACGGGTCAAGATAATTCCAAAAAAATGAAGCTGATTAATCAGCTGATAGACCGGACTAGAAATTTTGATAGGGAGCATTACTCTGGTAGCCAAGGGTTTTTTAACCAAATATGCCAAGATGTTCAACAAAGGTCTTCTTGTATTGGGCAACACACTATCAGCATAGGACAAATTTTATTAGGTTAAGTAATGTTGATTCATGGGTTAAGACTTGATAATTTTCGGAGCTATCAATCATTGAGCTTTGAGTTTACCGCACCAGTCACTGTAATTATTGGTCAGAATGGTAAGGGTAAGACCAATCTAATCGAAGCGATTTATCTGACAAGCCTGAGTAAGTCTTGGCGAACAAAAGATCAAAATCTGGTCGGGCAACACGGGGAGGGCTATCAGGTTCAAGCGATTTGGGATAAGGATGATATCACGGTTAGCTATCAACCAAAGACTCGCAAAGTTATTACGAGATCTGGTGTCGAGATTAAGCCAGGGCAACTAGTTGGGCTTAATCCACTAATCTTATTTGAGCCCAACAATCTAAATTTTTTTCTTTTAGGGCCGAGTTATCGCAGGAATTATTTAGATCAAATTCTTTGTCAGCTGGACAGTTACTACCTAAGCAGCCTTAATAAATATACAAAAGTTGTCCGACAACGTAATAATGCCCTGAGAAAACAACTCAGCCAAGATTTGCTATTTGCCTACAACTTACAATTGGTTGAGTACGGTTGGTTTATTCATCAACAAAGAGCTAAGTTGGTAGACTATTATAATCAAGAATTAACAATTTGGTATCAAAAGATAAGCGGACAAAAAGAGATACTAACTATTGAGTATTATAGTAATATTGGACTTGATCCAGATCAATACCTGACAAGGCTAGGTAGTAGCTTATCAAAAGATTTAACCAGACAATCTACATCGGTTGGGGTACATCACGATGATCTTGTGGTTAGAATTAATGAGCAAGAAGTGGGAGACTATGCCAGTAGGGGAGAAAGCAGAACGGTGATACTTGCTATGAAGCAAGCAGAATTAGTCCATATAGAGCAATCTTTGAATAAGAGCGCTCTATTCTTGCTGGACGATGTGATTAGTGAGCTGGACTACCTTAGAAGGAGACAGTTACTTTCTATCTTAGATCGACAACAATCGATTATTACCACCACAGAAGCAGTTTCAGGGTTAACAGATCAGTCTACCGTTCTTAGTCTTTAGTTAGTATTGTCCCCCTCTTTCAGCACGAGGCACAAAAGATTGAGAATGGCATAGGTAGAATAAAGGACGAAGAGCTTGAGAATAATAATAAATATTATCTTTAGACTTCTATTAGTTACTTCAGGTGTAAGGGGGAGATTATTGAGATTGACCAGAGGAATAATATCGTATAAATCTGAAAGAGCATATAGCTCAGGGCTTTTAAGATCTTAGTCTGAGGATCAGATTTTGTTTGGATATTGCTATACGGTATTATAAGATAAATAGCATGGTGAATTGGGGTAAACTAGTGATTAGACCAGGGATTAACGCAATTAGGCAACATAAGTTAACGATTGTTATCTGGGCATCAATTTTAATATTAGGGCTATTTACCTATGTAAGAGTTTTATTAAAAGAGGGGTTTCCTTCGTTTGAAGTCCCGATAATTGTTATTGATGCCAACTATCTAGTGAATGATCAGATTAGGGTTGATCAAGAGGTTGGATTACCAGTTGCCAATAAGATACTCCAAGATATTGAAGGCAGTGTTGATTTCCAGATTACCTCTTATCAAAATGGCTTTAATCTAGTGGTTAGATTTGGGGATAATGTAGATCTAGGGCAGAAGCGGACTGAGATTGATCAAGTCCTAGAACAGTATCGGCTAGAGTATCAAGGCTTTATTGCAAATACTAGCACCGTAGATGCAACTAAATTCCTGAATAAATATGACTTGTTACTTAGCTTTGCTCCAGCACCAATGACCGACCAGGGGCTAATGACGGACTTTGTAAGTAAGCTAGCAGATAACTCTGATCTGGTAGATCTTGAGGTAGTTCCACTATATCAACAGACTACCGACCCTTCTACTGGTCAGAATAAGCAGGTTCAGATAGGGATTGGACGAGTGGGATATAGAGACAATGGTCAACTAATTTTTAGACCAGCTATTAATATAGGACTTGTAAAAGCAAGTCAGATGGGCGTGATAGAGTTTTCAGACAGTATTAAGAAGACAGTCGACCAAATAATGGAGGGTCAAGAGTATCAAGATAGCAGGTTAATCTATAGTGGAGATTTTGCTAAAAGCTTAGCAGATCAGCTAGGGTCCCTGGAGGAGAATATCCTAGAAGGGATTTTGATAGTAGTACTCGTTACAGGACTAATCATTAGTTTTAGGGCGGCGATTGTCACGGCCCTATTTATGTTGACCGTATTGGCAATAGTTTTCATTTCGATGGAGATATTTGGCAAAAGTCTCAATACCGTTTCTTTGTTTGCATTAATTTTAACTCTCGGATTATTTGTTGATGATGCCACCGTAATGGTTGAGTCAATAGAGGCGGACAATCAGACCGGTAAGGATAGACTTTTGGTAGTTAGGTCTGGGGTTGGTAGAGTTGCCAAGGCGACTATTGCAGGAACACTGACAACTATTTTGGTGTTTCTCCCATTAATCTTTATTAAGGGCGTGTTGGGGCAGTTTATTAAGATTTTGCCAGAAACAGTCGTAATTGCATTATTAGCCTCACTAATCACTTCGGTAGTACTTGTACCTTTTTTGAGTTATCAAATTGTCTTGCCCAAAAAACCCAAGAGGGTTCATAGCGGGTTGTGCAAACTAAGTCTTGGTAGCTGGATTAGAAGGTTTGCTCAGACATATAGTAGATTTATCATGCAACTTGGTGATTCAACTTCAAAAAAGACTATCACGATTGCTAGCTCAGTTATCTTGGGGTTAATTTGCTTAATAGCTTCGGGGGTATTTTTTAGTAAGCTTGGGTTTGATATTTTTCCAAATCCCCGAGATAGCGAAGGGATAATTATCAAGGGAATTCCAGCAAGTCAGCTAAGCCTAGAAGATTTATCTAGGATCACAGAAGAGATCGATCATACTATCATTGATTCTGTGGGTGATTATAGTCAAGAGGTTTATTACTTGATCGCAAATCCTCAGGCAGTTTATCTGCAAATTAAATTAATAGATAGTAAGAGGCCAAGAGCATCTGTTTTGAGTGAGAGATTGCAGGCCAGACTAGCTCAAATCCAGGGAATCAGCCTAGAGGTCAATCAGGAGGCAGTAGGCCCACCTTCTGAAGAATACCCCTTTGAATTTAGGGTGTATATTGATCAGGACAATATGAACAGCTTAGCAAAAGATCTGGAAGATTATCTATCTAATATTGTGATTCAATCGGAATCGAGCATTACCCCAATAACAATTGATCAGGTAGCCACTAGTGGACTTGGTGAGGTATCTAGAACCAAGGAGGGCAGATACCTTCTGGTCGGTGTTAAGTTCAATTCTGATAGTGTTAATGAGATGATTACAAGCCTAAGACAGAAAATCCTGGAGCATTACGATGAGGAGTATCTTAAGAAATACTCAATAAATCAATCAAATTTTGATTTTGAGGTGGGTCAAGAGAGTGAAAATGCCAAGAGCTTTGAATCAATACAGTACGGATTTATCTTGGCGTTGATATTAATGTTGGGCTTATTGGTTGTAATGTTTAGATCGGTACTTCAGTCAATTCTTATCTTTATTGCTATACCCTTTGGATTCTTGGGGGTTTCGATGGCTTTGTATTTTACCAGCAATCCGGTGAGTTTTTTTGTGATGGTTGGACTAACTGGCCTAGTTGGGATTGCGGTTAATAATAGTATTATGATTACTGATTATTACAATCAAGAGAAAGCACTAGGTCAAGATATATATCAAGCAGCAGGTAATGCGATAAATAAGAGACTTAGGGCATTAATAACTACATCACTAACTACAATCTTAGCCTTGGTACCATTGGTCTTGACGGATCCATTCTGGGAACCTCTAGCATTGACAATTATTTTTGGATTATTATCTTCTACGCTTCT from the Candidatus Saccharibacteria bacterium genome contains:
- the dnaA gene encoding chromosomal replication initiator protein DnaA; its protein translation is MEGQNNHNLSTVWRLCLGELQADLSSSQYIWLRNSDLDSSDPSSSSYILILNSSFAQKFAKDKLNNKIVAVLSKKLGQTNIKLSYQTSNQKQNPTSDILLNQNQPQTHLQIKTNGLLDKYTFDNFVVGSSNNLAYAAALHVSQNPGERYNPLFIYGPPGVGKTHLLWAIKSSLKQAFPDINSHYITSEDFTNEFISAIKKGQKFTDKYRKADLLLVDDMQFIAGKDATQEEFFHTFNALYHANKQIVLTSDRPPGEIPTLEERLRSRFEGGMVADIQLPNYETREAIVSNTAKSTEVSISQEIISLVAETVKSNIRDLEGAVKKIGAHQSIKERSLTSQEVSIILGVSNQKRRLKPRQVLERVAEYFEVSVNDILGQKRSREIAYPRQMAMYLFYYDFNMSYPQIATIIGNRDHTTILYGVKKIKKQLDQDQAEIKSDRDTLKELINN
- the rpmH gene encoding 50S ribosomal protein L34 — protein: MSLTYRAKKRKRLRKHGFFKRMSTRAGKAILARRRNKQRKRITV
- the rnpA gene encoding ribonuclease P protein component; translation: MLARNQRLRDSGSIQRTLRKSKKVDIVWANIYISKTKIRNTRGAVIVSKKVSKKAIIRNRIRRKIYEQIRQTIREQPLSCDIVLVVKQEISQLDSKIIGRDLIGGLGKGLDFNVDGGQVDINK
- the yidD gene encoding membrane protein insertion efficiency factor YidD; its protein translation is MIGLIKAYQATLSPDHGLMRFKYPLGFCQSPETCSEYGLRQYSELGFFQATVNTGKRIIGCSQFKGRK
- a CDS encoding membrane protein insertase YidC, producing MEKLFNFLIVPMLNLLMLIYAILPGNDFGVAVIIVTILIRLVLWPVNSKQLHSQKKLRELQPEIRKIKQKSKGDRQKEQAMLAQLYKDQEVNPAGSCLMAIVQLPFMASLYFVFQRSSKEFGEIFGSLYGLLQNNQFILDLKNNPALYDPSLLGFIHLTKPSIALAVLAGLGQFIQTRMLQTNQASTKSESKKKQPSPQEDMMRGMTYAFPLFTIFIGSRLPAALSLYWLVSTIVSIIQQYLVLNKEVRKMEGEGNE
- the recF gene encoding DNA replication and repair protein RecF (All proteins in this family for which functions are known are DNA-binding proteins that assist the filamentation of RecA onto DNA for the initiation of recombination or recombinational repair.): MLIHGLRLDNFRSYQSLSFEFTAPVTVIIGQNGKGKTNLIEAIYLTSLSKSWRTKDQNLVGQHGEGYQVQAIWDKDDITVSYQPKTRKVITRSGVEIKPGQLVGLNPLILFEPNNLNFFLLGPSYRRNYLDQILCQLDSYYLSSLNKYTKVVRQRNNALRKQLSQDLLFAYNLQLVEYGWFIHQQRAKLVDYYNQELTIWYQKISGQKEILTIEYYSNIGLDPDQYLTRLGSSLSKDLTRQSTSVGVHHDDLVVRINEQEVGDYASRGESRTVILAMKQAELVHIEQSLNKSALFLLDDVISELDYLRRRQLLSILDRQQSIITTTEAVSGLTDQSTVLSL
- a CDS encoding efflux RND transporter permease subunit; translation: MVNWGKLVIRPGINAIRQHKLTIVIWASILILGLFTYVRVLLKEGFPSFEVPIIVIDANYLVNDQIRVDQEVGLPVANKILQDIEGSVDFQITSYQNGFNLVVRFGDNVDLGQKRTEIDQVLEQYRLEYQGFIANTSTVDATKFLNKYDLLLSFAPAPMTDQGLMTDFVSKLADNSDLVDLEVVPLYQQTTDPSTGQNKQVQIGIGRVGYRDNGQLIFRPAINIGLVKASQMGVIEFSDSIKKTVDQIMEGQEYQDSRLIYSGDFAKSLADQLGSLEENILEGILIVVLVTGLIISFRAAIVTALFMLTVLAIVFISMEIFGKSLNTVSLFALILTLGLFVDDATVMVESIEADNQTGKDRLLVVRSGVGRVAKATIAGTLTTILVFLPLIFIKGVLGQFIKILPETVVIALLASLITSVVLVPFLSYQIVLPKKPKRVHSGLCKLSLGSWIRRFAQTYSRFIMQLGDSTSKKTITIASSVILGLICLIASGVFFSKLGFDIFPNPRDSEGIIIKGIPASQLSLEDLSRITEEIDHTIIDSVGDYSQEVYYLIANPQAVYLQIKLIDSKRPRASVLSERLQARLAQIQGISLEVNQEAVGPPSEEYPFEFRVYIDQDNMNSLAKDLEDYLSNIVIQSESSITPITIDQVATSGLGEVSRTKEGRYLLVGVKFNSDSVNEMITSLRQKILEHYDEEYLKKYSINQSNFDFEVGQESENAKSFESIQYGFILALILMLGLLVVMFRSVLQSILIFIAIPFGFLGVSMALYFTSNPVSFFVMVGLTGLVGIAVNNSIMITDYYNQEKALGQDIYQAAGNAINKRLRALITTSLTTILALVPLVLTDPFWEPLALTIIFGLLSSTLLVIFAFPYYLIFAESLSTRIKQPKPEVTNENKH